One part of the Streptomyces lienomycini genome encodes these proteins:
- a CDS encoding O-antigen ligase family protein: MSGHALTLGTAGHPRRLPPVLAVVAVVALLALPLGPDAGGGAHPADAVSALMVLYCALRLVRDRRRPLTRTAAVVLGLPVLGLAVAAVGAVSPGAALTGLGRYLQVFVLVPAAVLLLVRDRADVRLLTWSTVGLAVWQGAVGVHQYVTGTGASYQGERIRAVGTFGAQDVMGMATVVSLGLVCAVGLALGRTPVRHRLVAAGCALGLLLPLALSFSRGAWIATAVTCAVQLLLAGVRRALAVGAAVVAAAVVLVGGFGVGTAMLQERVASITEVTAAPDQSVTDRYTMWAAACDMWRERPLTGVGLKGFPEHRDAHASLALSSGSETDGAGAGYRRQPLLSPHNMYLLVLAEQGLIGLLALAGSWLALLVLALRRLRGVRRARGAVPDCALVACGLLVWQLTDFAYADIGGPSTVLTAVCFGLAAWWALGSGARGVAER, from the coding sequence GTGAGCGGCCACGCCCTGACCCTGGGGACCGCCGGGCACCCGCGGCGGCTGCCGCCCGTGCTGGCCGTGGTCGCGGTCGTCGCCCTGCTCGCCCTGCCGCTGGGCCCGGACGCCGGGGGCGGCGCGCATCCGGCCGACGCGGTCTCCGCGCTGATGGTGCTGTACTGCGCCCTGCGGCTGGTGCGGGACCGGCGGCGCCCCCTGACCCGTACGGCCGCCGTGGTCCTCGGGCTGCCCGTCCTCGGGCTGGCCGTCGCCGCGGTGGGCGCCGTCTCGCCGGGGGCCGCGCTGACCGGCCTGGGCCGCTACCTCCAGGTCTTCGTCCTGGTCCCGGCCGCCGTGCTGCTCCTGGTCCGCGACCGGGCCGACGTGCGGCTGCTCACCTGGTCGACGGTGGGGCTCGCGGTGTGGCAGGGGGCGGTCGGCGTGCACCAGTACGTCACCGGGACCGGCGCCTCCTACCAGGGCGAGCGGATCCGGGCGGTGGGGACCTTCGGGGCGCAGGACGTGATGGGCATGGCGACCGTGGTCTCCTTGGGGCTGGTCTGCGCGGTCGGGCTGGCGCTGGGCCGGACACCGGTGCGGCACCGGCTGGTCGCCGCCGGGTGCGCGCTCGGTCTGCTGCTGCCGCTCGCCCTGTCGTTCAGCCGCGGGGCGTGGATCGCGACGGCGGTGACGTGCGCGGTGCAGTTGCTCCTGGCCGGGGTGCGCCGGGCGCTGGCGGTCGGGGCGGCCGTGGTCGCGGCCGCGGTGGTGCTGGTGGGCGGGTTCGGGGTCGGTACGGCGATGCTCCAGGAACGGGTCGCCAGCATCACCGAGGTCACCGCCGCCCCCGACCAGTCGGTGACCGACCGGTACACGATGTGGGCGGCGGCCTGCGACATGTGGCGGGAGCGGCCGTTGACCGGCGTGGGCCTGAAGGGGTTCCCCGAGCACCGCGACGCGCACGCCTCGCTGGCACTGTCCTCGGGCAGCGAGACCGACGGCGCAGGTGCCGGGTACCGCAGGCAGCCGCTGCTGTCCCCGCACAACATGTACCTGCTGGTGCTGGCCGAGCAGGGGCTGATCGGGCTGCTCGCGCTCGCCGGGAGCTGGCTGGCGCTGCTGGTACTGGCCCTGCGCCGGCTCCGTGGCGTGCGCCGGGCGCGGGGAGCGGTGCCGGACTGCGCGCTGGTCGCCTGCGGGCTGCTGGTGTGGCAGCTGACCGACTTCGCGTACGCGGACATCGGCGGGCCCTCGACCGTGCTGACGGCGGTCTGCTTCGGGCTGGCGGCCTGGTGGGCGCTGGGGTCCGGCGCGCGGGGGGTGGCGGAGCGGTGA